Proteins encoded together in one Plasmodium brasilianum strain Bolivian I chromosome 4, whole genome shotgun sequence window:
- a CDS encoding serine-repeat antigen, translating to MKYGILYIFMICISFGSNTIKCTTVSVSDNRGNEASEQPLQPAQPGPQTHEPSNSQVQNSSNPNISDLTVTTPPVAQNLSHETPKNGSSQSPPQNGPLLSSPSAVNNGQPNVSSGGAVSPNLSSAGNSNGATQLSAESQNGAVSPKVPNYHNMAKIESALLKNHTGVRITGPCNEEVGVFLIPYIYITVKSKTDNIELSSKFPQSDNEVLEFKKEKEELQNKCGQDSKKTFKFIIYIQQDVLTLKWKVYPSEPSSDASNIKADVRKYKIPKLETPITSIQVHTAAVEEGKAFLKSKDYSIKNDIPVKCEQIASACFLSGNTDIEKCYTCNLLIQNTPTSDKCFNYVSSDIKENLNDIEIIAQDDEGSNEYKLTESISNIMKSIYKTDKGNKKELKKFEDLDDISKAELMNYCMLLKEVDTNGTLEMNELGKETDVFNNISRLLKNHIQENNTALVKKLKNAAMCMKYIDNWVVNKTGLILPELSYKKLENTNDVYLNENGELQIHKNGYGHIDKEGDNNKGDLTNVDKDSKVLSIPVTNGMFCNEEYCDRWKDKNSCVSKIEAQDQGSCATSWIFASKLHLETIRCMKGYEHASSSALYVANCANKEAKDKCHVGSNPLEFLKIIDENKFLPLEVNLPYSYANVGNECPNPQNHWTNLWANVELLDSKDEPNSLGAKGYTAYESDKFRGNMETFIKKIKHEVMHKGSVIAYVKVENVMGYDLNGKKVLSVCGDKNADHAVNIIGWGNYINDEGKKKSYWIVRNSWGMYWGEEGNFKVDIYGPEKCEHNFIHSVVKFNIDIPLSKVNTKKEAELYNYYLKTSPDFYSNLYFNSLSAEKANDLSTNKVLDQMTVHGQAVEESSEGTSGQHGQHGQPGQPESTSSSETVAESSAQGLDSAASDVPDVQKFEVVHILKHIKNSKSKTTLVKYDYYYDFGDHACSRTQASNPEKLGDCISFCNNNWDTCRRSVSPGYCLTKLKKTNECLFCFV from the exons ATGAAGTATGGTATTCtgtacatttttatgatat GTATCTCATTTGGAagtaatacaataaaatgcACAACTGTGAGTGTAAGTGATAACAGGGGAAATGAAGCATCTGAACAACCTCTACAACCTGCACAACCTGGTCCTCAGACACATGAGCCATCTAATTCTCAAGTACAAAACTCATCTAATCCGAACATATCCGATTTAACTGTTACAACTCCTCCAGTTGCACAAAATCTATCACATGAAACTCCCAAAAATGGTTCAAGTCAATCTCCACCTCAAAATGGGCCTTTGCTTTCCTCTCCATCAGCCGTTAATAATGGACAACCCAATGTAAGTTCTGGTGGAGCTGTATCCCCCAACTTAAGTTCTGCTGGAAACTCTAATGGGGCAACGCAATTAAGTGCAGAATCGCAAAATGGTGCTGTTTCACCTAAAGTACCAAATTATCATAACATGGCTAAGATAGAATCtgctttattaaaaaatcataCGGGGGTAAGAATTACAGGACCATGTAATGAAGAAGTTGGGGTGTTTCTAattccatatatttatataactgtTAAAAGTAAAACAGATAATATAGAACTATCATCTAAATTTCCTCAATCAGATAATGAAGTATTagaatttaaaaaggaaaaagaagaattacAGAATAAGTGTGGACAAGATTCAAAAAAAAcgtttaaatttataatatatattcaacaGGATGTGTTAACTCTTAAATGGAAAGTTTACCCATCTGAACCATCAAGCGATGCAA GTAATATCAAAGCTGAtgtaagaaaatataaaataccaAAACTAGAAACACCAATAACATCAATTCAAGTGCATACTGCGGCAGTTGAAGAGGGAAAGGCTTTTCTCAAAAGTAAGGATTACTCAATAAAAAACGATATTCCAG TTAAATGTGAGCAAATAGCAAGCGCTTGCTTCTTAAGTGGTAACACAGATATAGAGAAATGTTATACGTGTAACTTGCTAATTCAGAATACTCCTACTTCGgataaatgttttaattatgtGTCTAGTGATATTAAGGAAAATCTTAATGATATTGAAATTATCGCACAAGATGATGAAGGATCTAATGAATATAAACTTACAGAATCTATTAGcaatataatgaaaagtaTTTATAAGACAGATAAaggtaataaaaaagaattaaaaaaatttgaagatTTGGATGATATTTCAAAAGCAGAGTTAATGAATTACTGTATGTTATTAAAAGAAGTAGATACAAATGGAACGTTAGAAATGAATGAGTTAGGTAAAGAAACAGATGTGTTCAATAATATATCGAGATTgttaaaaaatcatattcAAGAAAATAATACGGCACTAGTAAAGAAGTTAAAAAATGCAGCAATGTGtatgaaatatattgatAACTGGGTAGTAAATAAAACGGGACTAATATTACCTGAATTGTCATacaaaaaattggaaaataCTAATGACGTGTATCTTAACGAAAACGGTGAACTacaaattcataaaaatggaTATGGCCATATTGACAAAGAAGGGGATAATAATAAAGGGGATCTCACAAATGTAGATAAAGACTCAAAGGTTTTATCTATTCCAGTGACAAATGGCATGTTTTGCAATGAAGAGTACTGTGATAGATGGAAAGATAAGAATAGCTGTGTTTCAAAAATAGAAGCACAAGATCAGGGAAGTTGTGCAACATCTTGGATATTTGCATCTAAATTACATCTCGAAACTATTAGATGTATGAAGGGTTATGAACATGCGAGCAGTTCGGCATTATACGTTGCCAATTGTGCGAATAAAGAGGCTAAGGATAAGTGTCATGTTGGATCTAACCCATTagaatttcttaaaattatcGATGAAAATAAGTTCCTACCTTTAGAAGTAAACCTTCCATACTCATATGCAAATGTTGGTAATGAGTGTCCGAATCCCCAGAATCACTGGACGAATTTATGGGCAAATGTAGAATTATTAGATTCTAAAGATGAACCCAATTCGTTGGGGGCTAAAGGATATACCGCCTATGAGAGTGATAAATTTAGGGGAAACATGGAAacgtttattaaaaaaataaagcatgAAGTTATGCACAAAGGATCTGTAATTGCTTATGTAAAAGTAGAAAATGTAATGGGTTATGATCTTAACGGAAAGAAGGTGCTTAGCGTATGTGGTGATAAAAATGCTGATCACGCGGTAAACATCATTGGATGGGGCAACTACATAAACGATGAAGGAAAGAAGAAGTCTTACTGGATAGTCAGAAATAGCTGGGGGATGTACTGGGGGGAAGAAGGAAATTTTAAGGTCGACATATATGGCCCCGAAAAATGTGAACATAACTTCATACACTCTGTTGTAAAGTTCAACATCGATATACCATTATCAAAAGTCAATACGAAGAAAGAAGctgaattatataattactaCCTTAAGACCTCCCCAGATTTTTatagtaatttatatttcaacAGTTTGAGCGCAGAAAAGGCTAATGATTTAAGTACCAATAAAGTGTTAGATCAGATGACCGTTCATGGGCAAGCAGTAGAAGAAAGCTCAGAAGGAACAAGTGGACAACATGGACAACATGGACAACCTGGACAACCTGAATCAACATCATCATCAGAAACAGTAGCGGAATCTTCGGCCCAAGGTTTAGACTCAGCAGCAAGTGATGTTCCAGATGTCCAGAAGTTTGAAgtagtacatatattaaaacatattaaaaatagtaaatcgAAAACAACTTTAGTTAAATACGATTATTACTACGACTTTGGAGATCATGCTTGTTCAAGAACACAAGCATCAAACCCAGAGAAGTTGGGAGATTGTATAtcattttgtaataataattggGATACATGTAGAAGATCAGTTTCACCAGGATACTGTTTgactaaattaaaaaaaacgaaCGAATGCCTTTTCTGTTTCGtgtga
- a CDS encoding serine-repeat antigen, whose product MQQNEVLYFLTIDNIANIIECASDSNNGAPGSTGNSSTTISSSNSERSASPSESPSSGGQATSNGGSNLVGSSTAVPSNPQPSQDVSTSIANKAKIQSALLTDSNGVMVTGPCNEIFQVFFVPNIFINVQTDKNTVEMGNKFKSLSNSITLKTFEYSKNECAGGKTFKFVALIQENKLTLKWKVYDAPNQNKTTDDMADIKRYIIRNVLSPFTAIQVHTVLKHNDEVIMESKNYSISKAVPEKCNFIASECFLHGSIFIEKCYKCTLKAKNIDANDECYNYVQKLTSVSTEGNAVTQAADDNTNEVELTESINNILDLIYKVDVNNNKELVKMEEMDNTLIGELMKYCKLLKQEDVSGTLENHELANHVETCSNLTKLLEKHNEEKKSSLLYKLKNPAICMKYAENWITNKTGLVLPNLSYKNNENKIQLQTTKVSETSSVNQNNIKDTFNDGIDGVIDLEAVEQDNKQSYYFTDSMFCNDEYCDRWKDKNTCISKIEAQD is encoded by the exons atgcAACAAAATGAGGTCTTGTATTTCCTTACTATTGACAATat TGCAAATATCATAGAGTGTGCTAGTGACAGTAATAATGGAGCCCCAGGAAGTACAGGAAACTCTAGCACTACCATTTCATCCAGTAATTCAGAAAGGTCTGCATCCCCTTCCGAATCTCCATCTTCAGGAGGACAAGCAACTTCTAATGGAGGCTCTAATCTTGTAGGAAGTTCAACAGCAGTTCCATCTAATCCTCAGCCTAGTCAAGACGTATCTACCAGTATTGCAAATAAAGCAAAGATACAGTCTGCGCTGTTAACTGATTCAAATGGTGTAATGGTTACAGGTCCGtgtaatgaaatatttcAAGTTTTCTTTGTTcccaatatttttattaatgttcAAACAGATAAGAATACTGTTGAAATGGGCAATAAGTTTAAATCTTTATCTAATTCAATAACACTTAAAACATttgaatattcaaaaaatgagTGTGCTGGAGGTAAAACCTTTAAATTTGTTGCATTAATTCAAGAGAATAAACTAACACTTAAATGGAAAGTGTACGACGCAccaaatcaaaataaaactaCCG ATGATATGGCGGACATAAAAAGGTATATCATACGAAATGTGCTTAGTCCATTTACGGCTATACAAGTACATACGGTACTAAAACATAACGATGAAGTCATAATGGAAAGCAAAAATTATTCCATAAGCAAAGCCGTTCCTG aaaaatgtaattttataGCGTCTGAATGTTTTTTGCATGGAAGTATATTCATTGAAAAGTGCTACAAATGTACGctaaaagcaaaaaatattgatgCTAATGATGAATGTTATAATTACGTTCAAAAATTGACAAGCGTATCAACTGAAGGAAATGCTGTCACTCAAGCAGCCGATGATAATACGAACGAAGTTGAACTAACAGAATCTATTAACAACATATTGGACCTAATATACAAGGTAGACGTAAACAATAACAAAGAATTAGTAAAAATGGAAGAGATGGATAATACATTAATAGGagaattaatgaaatattgcAAGTTACTAAAGCAGGAAGATGTGAGTGGTACGTTGGAAAACCACGAACTAGCGAATCATGTAGAAACATGCAGTAACTTAACCAAACTATTAGAAAAACacaatgaagaaaaaaagtctTCATTACTatataaactaaaaaatCCAGCGATATGTATGAAATATGCTGAAAACTggataacaaataaaactgGATTAGTATTACCTAATCTgtcatacaaaaataatgaaaataaaattcaattACAGACTACGAAAGTTTCTGAAACTTCTAGTGTTAAtcagaataatataaaagatacaTTCAATGATGGAATTGATGGTGTTATAGATTTAGAAGCAGTTGAACAGGATAATAAACAGTCTTACTATTTTACAGATAGTATGTTTTGTAATGATGAATATTGTGATAGAtggaaagataaaaatacttGTATTTCAAAAATAGAAGCACAAGATTAG
- a CDS encoding serine-repeat antigen, which produces MKGYEHASSSALYVANCANKEAKDKCHVGSNPLEFLKIIDENKFLPLEVNLPYSYAKVGNACPNPQNHWTNLWANVELLDSKDEPNSLGAKGYTAYESDKFKGNMDAFIGIIKKEILLKGSVIAYVKTKNAMGYDLNGKKVLSLCGDKHPDHAVNITGYGNYINSKGEKKSYWIVRNSWGKYWGDEGNFMVDMHGPEQCEHNFMHSVVMFNIDMPLTNVNKKKEAELYNYYLKTSPDFYSNLYFNSLSAEKANDLNNKNVITANSVIYGSDNSASGTQPGVGVAPGVGVAPGVGVAPGVGVSSNTGGPGAEVGTNGSQGSEIEKAVPDSTSPVNNKKIVHILKLIKDDHVKWNLIKYKNKDSINEDHDCSRSYSPKEGKYEYCVKLCDDKWNDCKDEELPGNCLSKFDTANECFFCYV; this is translated from the coding sequence ATGAAGGGTTATGAACATGCGAGCAGTTCGGCATTATACGTTGCCAATTGTGCGAATAAAGAGGCTAAGGATAAGTGTCATGTTGGATCGAACCCATTagaatttcttaaaattatcGATGAAAATAAGTTCCTACCTTTAGAAGTAAACCTTCCATATTCATATGCAAAAGTTGGTAATGCGTGTCCGAATCCCCAGAATCACTGGACGAATTTATGGGCAAATGTAGAATTATTAGATTCTAAAGATGAACCCAATTCGTTGGGGGCTAAAGGATACACCGCCTATGAGAGTGATAAATTTAAGGGAAACATGGACGCATTCATCggcataataaaaaaggaaattttgCTAAAAGGATCTGTTATTGCTTACGTGAAGACAAAAAATGCAATGGGTTATGACCTAAATGGAAAGAAGGTGCTTAGCCTATGTGGTGATAAACATCCTGACCATGCAGTTAACATCACAGGGTATGGTAACTATATAAATAGCAAAGGAGAGAAAAAATCTTACTGGATAGTTAGAAACAGCTGGGGTAAGTACTGGGGGGATGAAGGAAACTTTATGGTCGACATGCATGGCCCCGAACAATGTGAACATAACTTCATGCACTCTGTTGTAATGTTCAACATTGATATGCCTTTGACAAATGTCAATAAGAAGAAAGAAGCcgaattatataattactaCTTAAAAACCTCCCCAGATTTTTatagtaatttatatttcaacAGTTTGAGCGCAGAAAAGGCTAATGATTTAAATAACAAGAATGTGATAACTGCGAACTCTGTCATTTATGGTTCAGATAATAGTGCTAGTGGAACTCAACCAGGAGTAGGAGTAGCACCAGGAGTAGGAGTAGCACCAGGAGTAGGAGTGGCACCAGGAGTAGGAGTGTCATCAAATACAGGTGGACCAGGAGCTGAAGTAGGAACAAATGGATCACAAGGATCAGAAATAGAGAAAGCTGTACCAGATTCTACATCAcctgttaataataaaaagatagtTCATATTTTGAAACTTATTAAGGATGATCATGTAAAATGGAAtctaattaaatataaaaacaaggATAGCATTAACGAGGATCATGACTGTTCAAGATCATATTCCCCAAAGGAAGGAAAATATGAGTACTGTGTAAAATTATGTGATGATAAATGGAACGATTGCAAGGATGAAGAATTACCGGGAAATTGTTTATCTAAATTCGATACTGCAAATGAATGCTTCTTCTGTTATGTATAA